A region from the Triticum urartu cultivar G1812 chromosome 1, Tu2.1, whole genome shotgun sequence genome encodes:
- the LOC125518917 gene encoding NAC domain-containing protein 48-like, protein MSGGGGGGSAATQGQQDLQLPPGFRFHPTDEELVMHYLCRRCAGLPISVPIIAEVDLYKFDPWQLPRMALYGEKEWYFFSPRDRKYPNGSRPNRSAGTGYWKATGADKPVGTPKPLAIKKALVFYAGKAPKGDKTNWIMHEYRLADVDRSARKKNSLRLDDWVLCRIYNKKGASERPGAGDRTASASPGHAAVGSPPEQKPALLPPYAPQPFSDLAAYYEVRPSDSMPRAHADSSCSEHVLTASCERPEVQSQPRISEWERTFASATPGVNPAAGLPAGDPLLQDILMYWGKPF, encoded by the exons atgagcggcggcggcggcggaggatcGGCGGCGACGCAGGGGCAGCAGGACCTGCAGCTGCCGCCGGGGTTCCGGTTCCACCCGACGGACGAGGAGCTGGTGATGCACTACCTCTGCCGGCGCTGCGCCGGCCTGCCCATCTCCGTGCCCATCATCGCCGAGGTCGACCTCTACAAGTTCGACCCATGGCAGCTCCCAA GAATGGCGCTGTACGGCGAGAAGGAGTGGTACTTCTTCTCCCCGCGCGACCGCAAGTACCCGAACGGGTCGCGGCCGAACCGGTCGGCCGGCACGGGCTACTGGAAGGCCACCGGCGCCGACAAGCCGGTGGGCACGCCCAAGCCGCTGGCCATCAAGAAGGCGCTCGTCTTCTACGCCGGCAAGGCCCCCAAGGGCGACAAGACCAACTGGATCATGCACGAGTACCGCCTCGCCGACGTCgaccgctccgcccgcaagaaGAACAGCCTCAGG TTGGATGACTGGGTGCTGTGCCGGATCTACAACAAGAAAGGCGCCTCGGAGAGGCCGGGCGCCGGTGACCGGACGGCGAGCGCGAGCCCCGGGCACGCGGCCGTCGGCTCGCCGCCGGAGCAGAAGCCGGCCCTGCTGCCGCCATACGCGCCGCAGCCGTTCTCGGACCTGGCGGCGTACTACGAGGTGAGGCCGTCGGACTCGATGCCGCGGGCGCACGCCGACTCGAGCTGCTCGGAGCACGTGCTGACGGCGTCGTGCGAGCGGCCGGAAGTGCAGAGCCAGCCCAGGATCTCCGAGTGGGAGCGCACGTTCGCCTCCGCCACCCCGGGCGTCAACCCGGCGGCCGGGCTCCCCGCCGGCGACCCGCTCCTCCAGGACATCCTCATGTACTGGGGCAAGCCGTTCTGA